TGGCCGTGGGCGCGCTGGCCGTGCACTCCGCCCTTGAGCGCGATGATTCCCATCTTTTTCTCCAGCGCCTTCTCCACCACCTGCGGCCCGAAATTGTCCTTGTACCAGGAGGCGTAGGTCAGGGGGAACATCACCGTGTCGAACTCGTAGAGGTCCATCGCGGCCAGGGCGGCCTCCACCGAGTGGGCCGAGAAACCCAGGAAACGGGTCTTGCCCTCCTGCCTGGCCTTGACAAAAGTCTCCATCGCCCCGCCGGGGCCGAAGGCTTTGTCGATATCCTCTTTCGTGTTAAGGAAATGGAGCTGGTAGAGGTCGAAATGGTCGGTGCGTGCGCGGCGCAACGATTCCTCGAGCTGGGCCCGGCTGCCCGCGGCATCGCGCTCGTAAGTCTTGCAGGAGAGGAACACATTCTTGCGGAACGGCTCCAGGGCCGGTCCCAGCTTGATCTCGGCATCCCCGTAGCGCGGGGCGACATCGAAATAGTTCACCCCGGCCTCGACCGCCTCGCGCACCACCCGGGCGGCAGCCTCGGGCTCGCTGTCGCGCACCACGATCCCGCCGAAACCGATCACCGAGAGCATCTCGCCCGTGCGCCCCAGGGGACGGCGCGGCAACTGGCCCAGGCCCTGCATCGAGGTGAGCGGCATCTGCGACTGCTGGCCGAAAGCCAGGCGCGGCAACAGTGGGGCGGCCAAGCCAAGACGGAGGAAAGCGCTTCGTTTCATCGCGGAGCCTCCTGCTCGTTTTTCGTTGAAAGAACGGCCATGCCGCTCCGGACCATCGACAGTAATCAGGATTCCCAGGCCGGGTACTCGAACAGCGGGTCCACGGCCTCGGAGGCGGTCTTGAGGTCCTGGCGCTCCTGGCGCGCCACCGGCATGAAACTCCGCCCGGCCGCCAGGGCCAGGCGCCAGAGCTGCTCCTCGCCCGGCGGCAGGCAGGCGGTCACCGGCAGCGAGAGGGTGAAATGGAAGCTTTTGTTGATCTGCTCCGGGTCGGTCAGCGGCTCGTACCAGCATTTCTCGAACGGCTTTTTCTCCCCCTCGGCCACCTTGCCGCGCGCCCCGGCCTTCAGGGCCAGGATCCCCATGCCCTTGGAGTGCGCTTTCTCCACCACCTGGGGGCCGAAATCGCCCTTGAACCAGGTGGCGAAATTGAGCGGGAACAGCACCGTGTCGAAATCGAAACGGTCCATGGCGGCCAGGGCCGCCTCCACCGAGTGGGCCGAGAAGCCGAGGAAACGCACCTTGCCCTGCTCGCGGGCCTTGACAAAAGTCTCCATCGCGCCGCCGGGCCCGAAAATGGTCTCGACATCCTCCTTGGAGGTGACCGCGTGCAACTGGTACAGGTCGACCCAGTCCGTGCGCAGGTGGCCGAGCGAGGCCTCCAGCTCTTGCATGCTCTTTTCGGCGCTCCGCTCCACAGTCTTGCAGGCCAGGAAAGCTTTCTTGCGGTAGGGCTCCAGGGCCGGGCCCAGCTTGAGTTCGGCATCGCCGTAGGTCGGGGCGACATCGTAATAGTTCACCCCGGCCTCCCAGACCTCGCGCACCACCTCGGCGGCGTGCTCCGGGGTCTCGTCCATCACCACAATGCCGCCGAACCCGATGATCGAAAGGTTCTCGCCGGTGCGCCCCAGGGGACGGCGGGCCAGGGGCAACGGTGCTGAGGCTGCCTGTGACATGTTTTCACTCCCTGCGGCCGCTCCGCCGGCAGTCGAGGCCAGGGATGCGGCCAGCGTGGCCTTGAGGAAAGCGTTGCGTTTCATCCAAGTCTCTCCTGGATGGAGTGTGTGCCCGCGGTTGTTGACTGTATGTTCCAGAATTTATTATGGGCCCTGCCACCCGGGAAGGCAAGATGTATCAATTTATTCAACCGGTTCCAAGTAGGGGCGGCCCCCTGTGGCCGCCTGACATAATGGGTCAGGC
The sequence above is drawn from the bacterium genome and encodes:
- a CDS encoding aldo/keto reductase, with the protein product MKRSAFLRLGLAAPLLPRLAFGQQSQMPLTSMQGLGQLPRRPLGRTGEMLSVIGFGGIVVRDSEPEAAARVVREAVEAGVNYFDVAPRYGDAEIKLGPALEPFRKNVFLSCKTYERDAAGSRAQLEESLRRARTDHFDLYQLHFLNTKEDIDKAFGPGGAMETFVKARQEGKTRFLGFSAHSVEAALAAMDLYEFDTVMFPLTYASWYKDNFGPQVVEKALEKKMGIIALKGGVHGQRAHGQKSEFPKEWYNALKSEDDLKMGYYFTLSLPVTSAIPPGEEELFRRAVRTAFSFIPPSDGQKEHLRELAQNVQTLFEYPLWKS
- a CDS encoding aldo/keto reductase, whose translation is MARRPLGRTGENLSIIGFGGIVVMDETPEHAAEVVREVWEAGVNYYDVAPTYGDAELKLGPALEPYRKKAFLACKTVERSAEKSMQELEASLGHLRTDWVDLYQLHAVTSKEDVETIFGPGGAMETFVKAREQGKVRFLGFSAHSVEAALAAMDRFDFDTVLFPLNFATWFKGDFGPQVVEKAHSKGMGILALKAGARGKVAEGEKKPFEKCWYEPLTDPEQINKSFHFTLSLPVTACLPPGEEQLWRLALAAGRSFMPVARQERQDLKTASEAVDPLFEYPAWES